In Clostridium butyricum, the genomic stretch GAAGGTTATATATTAGAGTATTTTGAGGGGACTGATTTTGAAGATTTAATAGTAAATGAGAGGTGCAGATTTACAAAAGAAGATATTTATCATATTGCTAGCCAGCTTTTAGATTTAATGGAAGTTTTGCATAAAAACAATATAGTTCACAGGGATATTCGTCTTCCTAACGTTATAGTAAAAAGAAATATGGAACTTGCTGTAATAGATTTTGGGTTGGCTAGATTTATAGATAATAAAAGATATGTACCACAGACAGACTACTGGTATTTAGGGGATTTTCTCATTCACCTGTATTATACTAGTTATAAAAATATTAATGATGAAGACAAGCCTTGGTTTGAAGAGCTTGATTTAACTACTAATGAAAAAATTTTTCTTAAAAGGCTTATGGGATTAGAGGAGGAGTATAATAACCTTCAGGAAATCAGAGAACAGCTGGAGAAAATAAGAAATAACAATAACTAATAATCAGTAAAGTAAACCATGTAATTTATATGGATTCATTATTGCATGGTTTATTTCAAAAGATAAAATAGGGAGGCATATATTGTGGCCAATTCAATCGGTATAATGAAAATATATCCTGATAGTTTCAGGGCCAATATTTACGGACTACAACCCTTTAGAATGATAGGTCTAATTGATGTTGGGATAATATATAATGAAAGCATAGAAAGAGTTACTTTACCTTTTTTTAGATCGTCAGGTACAAATAGCGGTAAAATAAAAGGATTGTGGTATCCTATTGCAGGAATAAAAACAAATGATGGGAGATTTACTGAATTCACATCATATATAAACTATGTATTATCCCACACAACAAGGAATGGAAGAGCAAATAAAGGATGGCTTGCTAAATCTTTATTTTTTGATAATATAAGAGCACATGATGATTCTAAAGTCAGAGGATTTTCAAGTGGTAGACATTATGAAAGTTTATATTGGATAGGACAGACACTTAGAGAATTATATGAAAATGGTCAATATAAAGAGATGGAGTCTCTGAATCCTGAAACATTAAATAGAGCTGTAACCTCAAAAAAAATATATCACGGAAATAAATATTCCCAAAAAGAAAATTTCGAAAACTATATTGAAGATATATTTAGAGGAGTATAGTAATTAATACAACTTCTTTAGTAAGATTGTAAGATGAAAAGACTTTTGCAGAAATGCAAGGTCTTTTTTATTTGTATTTATCAAGTATATTGAAAAGATTTATGAGAATTAATTTATATATACAAGTATAATTTTTGGAGTATGATTTTAGCTTTATATAATTATTAGAGAGTAGTAATGTTTTTATTATCAAAAGGAAAATATAATATAACTACAAATTACTTGATAAATTATATGGATTATTAGAATAATAAAAATTATGAAAAAGTTTTCTGAAAATGTTGACAAAACATATACGTATAAGTTATTATGAATTTACACAAACATATACGTATATGTTTTGAATAAAACAAGGGGGAGTTTAAATGTCAAAATATAGTAATGATATAAGAGAACTTTTGGATTACATCGGAGGGAAAGATAATATTGGAGCAGTTTCACATTGTGCTACAAGAATGAGATTTGTTTTAAAAGATACTAAGATTGCGGATGAAAATAAGATAAAAAAGATTAAGAGTGTAAAAGGTACATTTACGCAAGCTGGTCAATTTCAAGTTATTATTGGAAATGATGTTCCTACATTTTATAATGAATTCACAGAAATTGCAGGAATAGATGGAGTTAGCAAAGATAGTGTGAAAAATGCAGCAAAATCAAATATGAATTTGGCTCAAAGATTAATGTCTAATATAGCTGAAATTTTTGCACCACTTATACCCGCACTTATAATTGGAGGATTAATATTAGGCTTTAGAAATATAATTGGTGATATTAAGATGTTTGATGATGGAACTAAAACACTTGTTGAAACATCACAATTTTTTGCAGGGGTACACAGTTTTCTTTGGTTAATTGGTGAAGCTATATTTCATTTTCTTCCAGTAGGAATAACATGGTCTATTACAAAAAAAATGGGTACAACTCAGATATTAGGTATTATATTGGGTATAACTTTAGTATCACCACAACTTTTAAACGCATATTCAGTAGCTGGTGCAGATACTATTCCATTTTGGGATTTTGGATTTGCAAAAGTTAACATGATAGGATATCAAGCACAAGTTATACCAGCAATACTTGCAGGATTTACATTAGTTTATCTTGAGAAAACTATGAGAAAAATATCACCAGCTTCAATTTCAATGATTATTGTACCACTATTTTCATTAATTCCAGCAGTAATAATAGCACATGTTGTTTTAGGTCCAATTGGATGGACAATAGGTAGCTGGGTTTCTAATATAGTTTATAGTGGTTTAACTTCAAGTTTTAGAAGTATATTTGCAGCAATTTTTGGTTTTTTATATGCACCTCTTGTTATTACAGGTCTTCATCATATGACAAACGCAATAGATTTACAGCTTGTAGCTGAATTTGGAGGAACAGCATTATGGCCAATGATTGCACTATCTAATATTGCACAAGGTTCAGCTGTACTTGCAATGATTTTTCTTCAAAAAAATAATGAAGAGGAAAAACAGGTTTCAGTACCAGCATGTATTTCAGCTTATTTAGGTGTTACAGAACCAGCATTATTTGGAGTTAATATGAAATATAGATTTCCATTTATATGTGGTATGATTGGTTCAGCAGTTGCTGGAATATTCTCAGTATCTACAGGTGTTCTTGCAAATTCAATAGGAGTTGGAGGTATACCAGGAATACTATCAATACAGCCACAACATATGTTTATGTTTTTAATATCAATGTTGATAGCAATAGTTTTACCATTTGTATTAACAGTAACCATTGGAAAAAGCAAATTAACAATTAAATAAGGCTTAGTATTATAGAAAATATTTTTCTATAATACCTTTTAAATAGATTATAAATAAATTTTGGAATAATGTTTCATTAATAGAATAAATAGTATAAATATTTTATTCCATATAGCTATATAAGGAGAATATTAGACATGAAAGATTTTAAAAAAAGTACTATATATCAGATTTATCCAAAATCATTTAATGATTCAAATGGAGACGGAATTGGAGACTTGAGAGGAATAATCGCAAAATTGGATTATTTAAAAGAATTGGGAATAGACTGCATATGGCTTACACCATTTTATATTTCTCCACAAAGGGATAATGGATATGATATTGCAGATTACTATAATGTAGATCCTTTATTTGGAACAATGAAAGATTTCGAAGAATTAGTTGAAGAGGCTAAAAAAAGAAACATAGAATTAATGTTAGATATGGTTTTTAATCATACATCTACTGAACACAAGTGGTTTAAAAAGGCATTGAATGGAGATGAGAAGTATAAGAATTTTTATATATTTAAAAAAGGAAAAAATGAAGAAGCACCAACAAATTGGGTTTCTAAATTTGGAGGAAGTTCATGGGAATATGTAGAAAAGTTCGATGAATATTATCTTCATCTCTTCGATAAGACTCAAGGCGATTTGAATTGGGAAAATGACGAGGTAAGATCGGAGATATACAAAGTAGTTAATTTTTGGATTAATAAAGGGGTTAAAGGATTCCGTTTGGATGTAATAAATCTTATCTCAAAACCAGATATTTATTTGAATGACAATAGTGGGGATGGAAAGAAATTCTATACAGATGGACCTAAAATTCATGAATTTTTAAAGGAATTAAATGAAAATACATTTGGAAAATATGAGGATATTGTAACTGTGGGGGAAATGTCATCAACAACAATAGAAAACTGTGTACGTTATTCTAATCCGGAAGAAAAAGAATTATCAATGGTGTTTAATTTTCATCATTTGAAGGTTGATTATAAAAATGGTGATAAATGGACATTAATGGATTTTGATTTTAAACAATTAAAGAAATTATTTAAGGACTGGCAAAATGGAATGGAAAGCGGAAATGGATGGAATGCCTTGTTCTGGTGTAATCATGATCAGCCAAGAATTGTATCAAGGTTCGGAAATTGTTCTCAGTATCATAAAGAAAGTGCAAAGATGCTTGCAACATCAATTCATATGATGAGAGGAACCCCATATATTTATCAAGGGGAAGAGTTTGGAATGACTAATCCAGAATATACATCAATAAATCAGTATAGAGATGTAGAGTCAATAAATTTTTATAATATCTTAATAAATAAAGGTGTAGATAAAGAAAAGGCTATTGAAATATTAAGGGAAAAATCAAGGGATAATTCAAGAACGCCTGTTCAATGGAATAATAAGAAAAATGCAGGATTTACAAGTGGAGAACCATGGATTCCAGTTGGAAATTTATATAAAAATATAAATGCAGAAAATGCATTAAATGATAAAGACTCAGTATTTTATCATTATAAAAATCTAATAAGTCTTAGAAAGCAGCATGATGTTATTTCAGATGGAAGCTTCAATATTATATTAGAAAATCATGATAAGGTATATGCTTATACAAGAAGTTATAAAAACACAAATCTTATCGTGTTAAATAATTTTTATGGTGAAGATACTGAAGTAACTATAGAAAAAGAACTTATAGAGGGAAATAGCAAAATATTGATATCTAACTATAAGGATAGTGGTAGCTTAAGTAAAAATATAAAATTAAGACCATATGAATCAATTGTATATATAATAGAGAAATAAAAATTAAATGAGTTTCAGAATCATATACTATATGATTCTGAAGCTTATTATATTTTCAGTAATAATAGTAAATTAAAATATAGTATTACAATTTATCATTATTATTATTCATTTCATTGAGAAAAATATATAGAGTATGGTAAAATACTATTGGTGATGAAGATGAGTAGTAAATATTCAATTATTTATAATGAAATAGTGAATAAAATAGAAAATGGTATATATAAAATAAATGATCAAATTCCATCAGAAAGTGAAATTATGAATGAGTATTGTGTATCAAGAGATACTGCAAGAAAATCAATAAGTCGTTTGGAACAAAATGGTTATGTTTTAAAGAAAAAAGGAAAACGTGGCATAGTTTTAGATCGAAATAAATTTGATTTTCCAGTTTCAGGGGTTGTAAGTTTTAAAGAGTTGTCAGATAAGCTAGGACAAAATATTAAGACAAGTGTTGAAATATTGGAATGTATTATGCCTTCTCAGTCTATAAAAGATAAATTGGAAATTGGAATTAACGATAAAGTATGGAAAATAGTAAGGACAAGAAATATTGATGGTGAAAAAATTATTTTAGATAAAGATTATCTTGTTCAAAAATATGTAGATAACATTACACATGAAATATGTGAGAACTCAATTTATGAATATATTGAAGGAAAGCTTGGATTAAAGATAGCTTATGCCAAGAAAGAAATAACAGTTCAAAGTGCAACAGAAGAGGATAAAAGATATCTTGATATGAAAGGTTTTGATATGGTTGTAGTTGTAAAAAGTTATACATATTTAGATGATTCGAGTTTATTCCAATATACAGAATCACGTCATAGGCCTGATAAATTTATATTTGTAGATTTTGCACGACGTCATGCTTGAATATTAAAATAGATAAGTGGAGTATCACTTATCTATTTTAATATTCTAATAAAAAATATAAATGTACTAAGTTAAATAATTTCGCTAAACTCAGCTTTAGCGAAATTATTTAACTCAGTATTAATCTAAAAACAAATAAAGCTCCGTATTCAAAACAGAGCTTTATG encodes the following:
- a CDS encoding protein kinase domain-containing protein is translated as MDKYYKRGEKVKDEYTIIKELGEGRYGIAYLAKNDKKEKVVVKQLKKKMLKETREKLFYEQKILQSLDNQAFPNFIGKFKDHYREGYILEYFEGTDFEDLIVNERCRFTKEDIYHIASQLLDLMEVLHKNNIVHRDIRLPNVIVKRNMELAVIDFGLARFIDNKRYVPQTDYWYLGDFLIHLYYTSYKNINDEDKPWFEELDLTTNEKIFLKRLMGLEEEYNNLQEIREQLEKIRNNNN
- the treP gene encoding PTS system trehalose-specific EIIBC component translates to MSKYSNDIRELLDYIGGKDNIGAVSHCATRMRFVLKDTKIADENKIKKIKSVKGTFTQAGQFQVIIGNDVPTFYNEFTEIAGIDGVSKDSVKNAAKSNMNLAQRLMSNIAEIFAPLIPALIIGGLILGFRNIIGDIKMFDDGTKTLVETSQFFAGVHSFLWLIGEAIFHFLPVGITWSITKKMGTTQILGIILGITLVSPQLLNAYSVAGADTIPFWDFGFAKVNMIGYQAQVIPAILAGFTLVYLEKTMRKISPASISMIIVPLFSLIPAVIIAHVVLGPIGWTIGSWVSNIVYSGLTSSFRSIFAAIFGFLYAPLVITGLHHMTNAIDLQLVAEFGGTALWPMIALSNIAQGSAVLAMIFLQKNNEEEKQVSVPACISAYLGVTEPALFGVNMKYRFPFICGMIGSAVAGIFSVSTGVLANSIGVGGIPGILSIQPQHMFMFLISMLIAIVLPFVLTVTIGKSKLTIK
- the treC gene encoding alpha,alpha-phosphotrehalase — its product is MKDFKKSTIYQIYPKSFNDSNGDGIGDLRGIIAKLDYLKELGIDCIWLTPFYISPQRDNGYDIADYYNVDPLFGTMKDFEELVEEAKKRNIELMLDMVFNHTSTEHKWFKKALNGDEKYKNFYIFKKGKNEEAPTNWVSKFGGSSWEYVEKFDEYYLHLFDKTQGDLNWENDEVRSEIYKVVNFWINKGVKGFRLDVINLISKPDIYLNDNSGDGKKFYTDGPKIHEFLKELNENTFGKYEDIVTVGEMSSTTIENCVRYSNPEEKELSMVFNFHHLKVDYKNGDKWTLMDFDFKQLKKLFKDWQNGMESGNGWNALFWCNHDQPRIVSRFGNCSQYHKESAKMLATSIHMMRGTPYIYQGEEFGMTNPEYTSINQYRDVESINFYNILINKGVDKEKAIEILREKSRDNSRTPVQWNNKKNAGFTSGEPWIPVGNLYKNINAENALNDKDSVFYHYKNLISLRKQHDVISDGSFNIILENHDKVYAYTRSYKNTNLIVLNNFYGEDTEVTIEKELIEGNSKILISNYKDSGSLSKNIKLRPYESIVYIIEK
- the treR gene encoding trehalose operon repressor; the protein is MSSKYSIIYNEIVNKIENGIYKINDQIPSESEIMNEYCVSRDTARKSISRLEQNGYVLKKKGKRGIVLDRNKFDFPVSGVVSFKELSDKLGQNIKTSVEILECIMPSQSIKDKLEIGINDKVWKIVRTRNIDGEKIILDKDYLVQKYVDNITHEICENSIYEYIEGKLGLKIAYAKKEITVQSATEEDKRYLDMKGFDMVVVVKSYTYLDDSSLFQYTESRHRPDKFIFVDFARRHA